The segment CACTATCCTTGAGCCACATCATTCCCTATCTTGAAAGAGGTTCTCTGGTTAATCATCCGGCTCTCTTTTACTCGTCGATCATAGACATATGCGACTTTCCGCTGGCTTATTTAGTTTGATATTGAGCGTCCCGCTCTTTCTGTCGGCACCCATTTCTGCATGGGCACTGGATCAGAACCTTGCACGGTTTACCGCCGACCTTCGACGACAGCAACTGTTCCCTCTAGCTGAGACCTATTGCCAGCAGCGATTGCAGGATGAAAACCTTGCTGACGATCTCCGAATTCAACTGACCGTCGAACTAGCACGGACCTTTACACAACACGCATCGACAGTTTCGCTAGAAGATAAATCCTCGCTCTATGAGCGGGCAGACCAGATTCTCACCGACTACTCCTCAAAAGAGTTAAACGAACTTCAGAAGCTGTACTTACATGTAAACCAGCTCTTGATGCGACTTACTGAAGGAGAAGCGAGTTACTGGCAGGCAGAACTCTCCAATACTGAAGAGAGCCGCATCTCGGCCAGTGAAACACTGGCCAAAGCGATTGAGCCCGCGATCGCATTAATTTCGTCGACCAAAGACTGGTCGAGCGCTCGGATTTTCACAGCCAACGCAACAAAACCCACCGTGCTGAACTATGAAGAACTCCTGTTGCTGCAGAGAGATTTCCGACTGGATGTCGCCCGATCCATTTTGCGAAAAGCGACATTACAGCGGGAATTGCGTCCAGACATTCTGGAACCGACCGACTTAAAGACCAACTTACCGGAACTTGCTGAAGACTGGCGAACCTCCACTGAATTAGTGAATGTCTTTCAAAAACAGTCTGAGTTTCTCGATTTATATTTCCAGTCACATTTGATCGAAGCCGACTGGGAACTGCTTCTAGGTCGGTACGAGGCATTCGAGAGTCGCATCATCATGCTGCGACAGCGTTCTGTCCCTCCCCTTATTGAAACAGAAATTGTCACGCGCGAAGCGAGAGCGCTATTACAACAAAACAAAATCGTAGAAGCGGCAAAGCGATTGCACCAATATCAACAGTCGGGGGCAGCGAGTACTCCGGAACTTGAATACATGACGATCCGCTCATTCCTGGAACTGGCCCGCATCGCGGAACAGAAGAAAGATCCCGATCTTCGTTCAAAGTTGATCGAAAACATTGAAGCTCGCCTTCTCGTAATCCCCTCGGGGTACTGGGCACAAAGAGCACAACAGCTTTTTAACCAGACCGAACAAGAGATTAACTACGGTGCTGACCTGCAGAACTTAGTCAACCAAGGCTCCGAGCTATCTCGATCCGAAAAGCCGGATGAAGCAATTCAAGTATACAAAAAAGCGGTCGAACTCGCTCGGGAAAGAGATCAGGGCCCCCTTCAGGCTGAGTTGTTATATCGACTGGGAATTGTTCAGTACAACGTGAAATCGTATGAGGATGCTGAAGCAACGTTTCGAGAAATCCTTACGGAATTACCAGAGTCTGATTTCCACGCTCAAGCACACTTGATGCTCGCTTATTGCATCGGGCAGCGTGGTGACTTGTCCGCCTCAATCAAGCTGCTGAGAGAACATCGAGAGAAATTTGCTGAATCTCCGACTCTCAACGACGCGACCTTGCTATTGGCTCAACTTGAGACAGGGGCTGAAGAGTATGCGTCTGCCATGGAACATTATCGATTGCTACTGGAAACCACCCTCGCCAATGACAAACTGTTGGATTCCTTACTGCAAGTCTATCAGCAAATGTCTCGAAGCGAGCAAATTACACCTGAGATCGCAACAAAGTTGTTGCATCAATTTAGAGAAGACTTTCCAGGGTCATTACAAACGGTCACTGAACTCAATCTGAGTCACCAGGCAAAAATACGTCTCATTCTAGCGGAACTGACTCTCAAGATCCCACCTGAAGAAAACAGCCAGGTTCAGGATTTGCTCCAGCCACTCCTCGAAAAAGAGAATTACGATTCTCCAGCTTTCACGCCGAGTCGATCACAGATCGGTTCGCTGTACTCCCAGTACCTCATGAGTGGATCATTCAAACGCCAGCAATTCGATGAGATTTCGGACTTACCGATCAGTTTAAAGCTCGACTTGTTCCGGCACTTGATTGCGACTCCACGGGATGAAGCGACGTATCACTCCCTGAAAGATATTCTCGAACGTCAGCTGCAACAGCAGAAGGCGGAATTGCCACCAGAGGATCGGCGAGATTTTCTTACCAATGTTTTGATGCAAAAATATCGAGACTGGGATACCGTCACCAGTCTGGAAGAACTAACGGAGTTGGAACTCAAGCTGGAGTTACCTTCGTCTCAAACGCGTGAGATCGCGTTAATGTTATCTGAGACGAATGATCCACCGCGTCAGGAATCGGCACGTCAGCACTGGAAGCGGCTGGAAAGTCAATTTGAAGCAGGGGGAGAACCTTGGTTCGAAGCGAGATACTATCAGGTTAATCTATTAAACAAGTTGAACCGATCGAGTAAAGCCGAAAAGCTGAAACGGCTTACGCTACT is part of the Polystyrenella longa genome and harbors:
- a CDS encoding tetratricopeptide repeat protein; the protein is MRLSAGLFSLILSVPLFLSAPISAWALDQNLARFTADLRRQQLFPLAETYCQQRLQDENLADDLRIQLTVELARTFTQHASTVSLEDKSSLYERADQILTDYSSKELNELQKLYLHVNQLLMRLTEGEASYWQAELSNTEESRISASETLAKAIEPAIALISSTKDWSSARIFTANATKPTVLNYEELLLLQRDFRLDVARSILRKATLQRELRPDILEPTDLKTNLPELAEDWRTSTELVNVFQKQSEFLDLYFQSHLIEADWELLLGRYEAFESRIIMLRQRSVPPLIETEIVTREARALLQQNKIVEAAKRLHQYQQSGAASTPELEYMTIRSFLELARIAEQKKDPDLRSKLIENIEARLLVIPSGYWAQRAQQLFNQTEQEINYGADLQNLVNQGSELSRSEKPDEAIQVYKKAVELARERDQGPLQAELLYRLGIVQYNVKSYEDAEATFREILTELPESDFHAQAHLMLAYCIGQRGDLSASIKLLREHREKFAESPTLNDATLLLAQLETGAEEYASAMEHYRLLLETTLANDKLLDSLLQVYQQMSRSEQITPEIATKLLHQFREDFPGSLQTVTELNLSHQAKIRLILAELTLKIPPEENSQVQDLLQPLLEKENYDSPAFTPSRSQIGSLYSQYLMSGSFKRQQFDEISDLPISLKLDLFRHLIATPRDEATYHSLKDILERQLQQQKAELPPEDRRDFLTNVLMQKYRDWDTVTSLEELTELELKLELPSSQTREIALMLSETNDPPRQESARQHWKRLESQFEAGGEPWFEARYYQVNLLNKLNRSSKAEKLKRLTLLLHQFPKDSIWKERFQSL